The Humulus lupulus chromosome 4, drHumLupu1.1, whole genome shotgun sequence genome has a window encoding:
- the LOC133831250 gene encoding pyruvate kinase 1, cytosolic, producing MHSSHLLLEEPIRMASILEPSKASFFPAMTKIVGTLGPKSRSVDVISGCLKAGMSVARFDFSWGDPEYHQETLENLKASVKLTKKLCAVMLDTVGAELQVVNKSEKAISLEADALVVLTPDQDQEASSAVLPINFDGLSKSVKKGDTIFLGQYLFTGSETTSVWLEVEEVKGCDVVCIVKNSATLAGALFTLHASQVHIDMPTLSVKDKEVISTWGLKNKIDFLSLSYTRHAEDVRRAREFLSKLGDLHQTQIFAKIENIEGLTHFDEILQEADGIILSRGNLGIDLPPEKVFLFQKAALYKCNMAGKPAVVTRVVDSMTDNLRPTRAEATDVANAVLDGSDAILLGAETLRGLYPVETISTVGKICAEAEKVFNQDLYFKRTTKYVGEPMTHLESIASSAVRAAIKVKASVIICFTSSGRAARLIAKYRPTMPVLSVVVPRLKTNQLKWSFSGAFEARQSLIVRGLFPMLADPSHPAESTSATNESVLKVALAHGKSAGVIKSHDRVVVCQKVGDASVVKIIELED from the exons ATGCATTCCAGTCACTTGCTTCTCGAGGAGCCTATTAGGATGGCTTCGATCCTCGAACCATCTAAGGCT AGTTTTTTCCCTGCAATGACGAAAATTGTGGGCACACTTGGTCCTAAATCTCGATCGGTGGATGTTATTTCTGGCTGCCTTAAAGCTGGAATGTCCG TGGCTCGATTCGATTTCTCGTGGGGCGACCCTGAATACCACCAAGAGACTCTGGAGAACTTAAAGGCTTCTGTCAAGCTTACTAAGAAGCTCTGCGCT gTTATGTTGGATACCGTGGGCGCTGAGTTGCAGGTGGTGAACAAAAGCGAAAAGGCCATCTCACTTGAGGCAGATGCTTTGGTTGTTCTGACACCTGATCAGGACCAAGAAGCCTCCTCAGCGGTGTTGCCCATTAATTTTGATGGACTTTCAAAG TCAGTGAAGAAAGGCGATACAATTTTTCTAGGCCAGTATCTTTTCACTGGAAGTGAAACTACTTCTGTATGGTTGGAG GTTGAAGAGGTGAAGGGGTGTGATGTTGTTTGCATAGTAAAGAACTCTGCAACGTTGGCGGGTGCACTGTTTACCCTGCATGCTTCACAAGTCCATATAGATATGCCTACCCTCTCTGTTAAAGATAAGGag GTCATAAGTACTTGGGGACTAAAAAACAAGATTGACTTCCTCTCTTTGTCCTATACCCGTCATGCAGAAGATGTTCGCCGA GCCCGGGAATTCCTTTCTAAGTTGGGTGACCTCCACCAGACTCAAATTTTTGCTAAAATAGAAAACATTGAG GGATTAACTCACTTTGATGAGATTCTACAAGAAGCTGATGGAATTATCCTTTCTCGAGGAAATTTGGGAATTGATCTTCCACCGGAGAAG GTCTTTTTGTTTCAAAAGGCTGCCCTTTACAAATGTAATATGGCTGGAAAGCCTGCAGTGGTAACTCGTGTTGTTGATAGTATGACCGACAACTTGAGACCTACTCGTGCAGAGGCAACTGATGTTGCAAATGCTGTTCTGGATG GAAGTGATGCCATTCTTCTGGGTGCTGAGACTTTACGTGGTTTATACCCTGTAGAGACCATCTCAACTGTTGGTAAAATCTGTGCTGAG GCGGAGAAGGTTTTCAATCAGGACTTGTATTTCAAGCGAACTACTAAATATGTTGGAGAACCAATGACGCATTTGGAATCTATTGCTTCCTCCGCGGTAC GGGCAGCAATTAAGGTGAAAGCCTCTGTAATTATATGCTTTACATCATCAGGAAGGGCTGCAAG ATTGATAGCCAAGTACAGGCCAACAATGCCAGTTCTATCAGTTGTTGTCCCCCGTCTTAAGACAAATCAACTGAAGTGGAGCTTCAGTGGGGCCTTTGAG GCAAGGCAATCTCTTATAGTCAGAGGTCTTTTCCCCATGCTCGCTGACCCAAGTCATCCT GCCGAGTCAACGAGTGCAACAAACGAGTCAGTTTTGAAGGTTGCCCTCGCACATGGAAAGTCAGCCGGAGTCATCAAGTCGCATGACCGAGTTGTTGTTTGCCAGAAAGTTGGTGATGCGTCGGTTGTCAAGATTATTGAGCTTGAAGATTAG